From the genome of Arthrobacter sp. ERGS1:01:
TTGAAATCCTTGCCCAGGATGGAACTTACCTCGTGCCAGGCGCCGTCAAGGTCGCCACGGACCCACGCCTGCTCACCCGCAAGCGCCATGAACGGCAGGCTGGACTGCGACTCCACCCCGGCCAGTTTGCGCAACAACGGCCTCCACCGGTTCAACACCGCCTCGACGCTGGGAAGGTCCCCGCCCCACAGCAGCGAAAAGATCCGTGAGCGCAGCAGGTAGCCGTGAAAGGCCCGGGGCGGGGAAAGCGCCAGGATCCTCGTGAGCAATTCACCGGCCCGGGCCCAGTCGCCCCGGGCAAACAGCGGTTCGACGGCGTTGGAGGAGAGCAGGGCGCCCGTGGTGCGTTCCACGCCCAGTGCCCGGGCGCTCTCGATGCCGTCCTCGGCAACCCGGATGGACTCGTCGTAGAGGCCCATCAGGTGCAGGATGTCGGAGTAGTTGACCCGGAATCGCAGGAGCGCGTCGGCATCTCCCTCCGCCAGGGCCTCGGCGGCCTCGATGTCCTCCCGGCCGCCGGAGACGTCCCCGGACATAATCCGGGTGACGCCGCGCAAATTGGACGCGACGGAGCGCTCGGCCGGGTTGCCGATGGCCGTCGAAAGCTCAAGGGCCTCGGTGGCTACCTCGACGGCCAGGCCAAGATCGGCCTCCAACATGTAACGGGCCGCCAAACGGTTCAGGAGGGACGCGCGCAGATCTTCATCGGATCCCGGCGGGGTCAGCTCAAGGGCGCGGAGCAGCAGCGGGACCGAACCGGTTTGGGCGTTGAACGCCAGGTAGCGTGACTGGTCGGCCAGGAGCTTGGCGAGGGCCGGACCGGTGGCGCCGCCGTCGGCCACCGCCAGCCGGATCATGGCCAGGGACCGTTCGCCGTCGCCGGCCAGGTTGTGGGCCGAGGCAGTCCGGCCCATCAGGGCAAAGCGCGGCATGCCGGCCACCCCCTCGGCGTCGGCCACCCTGTCCCACAGGTCCAGGGCGCGCTCACCCATGCGCGCGGCCGTCGAATACGCGTAGCTGCATTCGGCGTCGCCCATCGCCGCGATGGAGGCCCCGAAGGACTTCTCCGGAACGTTGGCGGCATGCCAGTGGTAGGCGATTTCGGCCGAATCGCGGCGTGTGGTGGCGCCGTCCTCCATGACCTCGGCATAGCGGGTGTGGAATCTGGTGCGTTCGCCGGGGAGCAGGTCGGCGTGGATCGCCTCCCGGAGCAACGCATGGCCAAATGCGTAGCAGCTCCCGTCAAGGTGCAGCAGGTTGGCGTGCAATGCCCCACGGGCGGCGGAATCGAAGTCCGCCGCGGCCCGGTCGTAGGCCCCCAGCGCCTGGGGGTGCGGCACGCTGACACCCCCGGCGGCGACGACGCGCAGGAAGTACTGGACGGGCTCGTCCAGGCGCTCATACCGGGCCAGGAGCAGGTCCCGCAGGTTGGTAGGCAGCTCCCCGGCCGCCTCGACGTCGCCGAGCCCCAGCAGCTCCTCCACGAAGAACGGGATTCCGTCACTGCGCATGTAGACGTTTTCCACGAGCCCGTAGCTTGCCATGCGCCCCGTGATGGCCTCGATCTGGCTGCGCACGTGGTCCTTGTCCAACCGCCCGAGCCGGATGTTCTTGGCAAAGCGGCCGCGTTCGACCTCGGAGAGGAAGTCACGCAGCGGATGGCCGCGACCGACGTCGTCGCTGCGGTAGGTCAGGGCCAGCAGGAACTTCCCGCCGCCGAAGGCACGCAGGATGAAGCGGAGCACGGCCAGGGTGGCGTCGTCTGCCCAGTGCAGGTCCTCAATGACGACGACGGTCGGCTGGGTGGCGCTGGCATGCTCGAGGATCGTGGCGACCACTTCAAGGATCCGGTTGCCGTTGGGCCGCCCGCCCGGTCCCGGCCCAATCTCGGGCAGGAGCAGGGACAGGGCGTCGCCGCCCGGCCCGGCGAAGTCGACCACGGCCTCCAAACCCACCTGGGTGGCCAGGGACCGCAACACCGCCGTGATGGGTGCGTAGGGCGGTGCCAGCTGGCCCAGGTCCACGCACTGGCCGGTGATGATGCGGGTTTCCGCGGGAACGCCGGCCACGAACTCGTGCAGCAGGCGTGTCTTGCCCAGCCCCGCCTCGCCGCCAATGACCACAGCCTGGGGAGAGCCTGCGGCCGCGAGCCCGTAGGAGTCGTTGAGGGCACGTAGCTCGTCGTCGCGGCCGATCATTCGGGCGCTTGCCTGCGGGGTTTGCATCATCCAATCCTGCCACGCCTGGCCCTGTCCGCGGGGTCCCGGCACCTGCACGATCGCCTCAGCCCATGGGGTGCTGCCGTGCAGGGCCGGGGCTTGGTGGAACGTGCGGGTCCACGCCCGGTGCCAGCGCCCGGGCGTCACGCGGGCCCGTTGGTTGTTTGCCTTGATTTCCGCCAGGAGCCTGCGCCGTTGCGCGGCAAGCTGCAGTTCGGTGTCGCGTTGCCGGGCGATCGTCAGCACCATGAAGTCGTTCATTGTCCTCATCCCTTTCCTTGGATGACTCCATTTTTGTCCGGGCGGGGGTGTGCCAACATCGGGTGCTTGACCTATCTTTTGCCGTATCCCGGCGGGCTAAGGCACCCCGGCAGCCTAAGGCGCCTTAGGCCCGTGGGCACAAAAAAGTGGGGCCCCGGAAAATCCGGGGCCCCACTGTGTCGTGCGTGCAATCAGTCGACGGGGACCGGCGCCTTTTCGGTCAGGCGGGCGGTTTCGTCGTGCCACATCGAAGACAACGGCTTGAGCGAGGCTTCAACGGCGCGGGCGTGGTGACCGCAGAACAGAAGCTCGCCGCCGGAGGATTCCAGCACAACCCGGACGTACGCTTGTGCGCCGCAACGGTCGCAACGATCCATCGTGTTCAGCTCGGGGCTGGCAATGGCGGTGGTAGTCATGATGGCCTCCTTTGTAAGATCTTGGTACCCATATAACCATTATTCGTAGCGGTTCCATCCTTGGATGGCCCCACTTTCGCTTACCGCGTAGCTGTGGCGCCCGGCACGCCTGTCAGCGGCCGCATGGTTGACGCGTTAACCTTGAGTGGGCGCCCAATGACCGCCCGTCCCCATCGCAGACCCACCGTCACAAGGAGCACGCCAGCCGTGGCACGAATGAATTCCGACTACAACGCCCGCCACCTTTCCGTCCTGGAGGGTTTGGAAGCGGTTCGGAAGCGCCCCGGCATGTACATCGGCTCCACCGACTCCCGCGGCCTCATGCACTGCCTGTGGGAGATCATCGACAACTCCGTCGATGAGGCGCTTGCCGGCTACGGCCAAAACATCCTGGTGATCCTGCACAAGGACAATTCCGTCGAGGTGCACGACGACGGCCGCGGCATTCCCGTCGACGTCGAACCCAAGACGGGCCTCACCGGCCTGGAGGTGGTGCTGACCAAGCTGCACGCCGGCGGCAAGTTCGGCGGCTCCTCCTACGCCGCCTCGGGCGGCCTGCACGGTGTGGGCGCCAGCGTGGTCAACGCCCTCTCGGCCCGCATGGATGCCCAGGTGGACCGCGGCGGCAAGACCTACCAGATGAGTTTCCGGCGCGGCGAGCCCGGCCACTTCAAGGACTCGGGCAGGACCCTGAGCCCCACCGTGGACTTTGAACCGTTCATCGAGAATTCAAGCCTTGACATTGTCGGCACCACCAAGCGCGGCGTCACCGGCACCCGGATCCGGTACTGGGCCGACCGGCAGATCTTCACGGCCGACGCCAAGTTCTCCTACGACGAACTCTCCGCCCGCGCCCGCCAGACCTCGTTCCTTGTGCCGGGGCTGAAGATCACCGTCCGCGACGAACGCCGGCTCCCCGGCACGCCGGGGGAGTTCGCCGCACACGAGGAAGTGTTCCACCACGACGGCGGCCTGTCCGAGTTCGTGGACTTCCTGGCCGTGGGCGGGGCCGTGACGGACATTTGGCGGCTCCAGGGCCACGGTTCCTTCACCGAAACCGTGCCCGTGCTCAACGCCGAGGGCCACATGGAAAGCACCGCCGTGGCCCGCGACTGCGAGGTGGACATCGCGCTACGCTGGGGCGTCGGCTACGACACCACGATGCGCAGCTTCGTGAACATCATCGCCACCCCCAAGGGCGGCCGGCACCAGGAAGGTTTCGAGCAGGCCCTGCTCAAGACGTTCCGCAAGGTCATCGAGACCAACGCCCGCAAGCTCAAGGCCGGCAACGACAAGATCGAAAAGGACGACGTCATGGCCGGCCTGACGGCCGTGCTGACAGTGCGCCTGGCCGAGCCCCAGTTCGAGGGCCAGACCAAGGAAATCCTGGGCACCCCGGCCGTGAAGAACATCGTGGCCAAGGTGGTGGAGAAGGAGCTGAAGGCGAAGCTCGAATCCACCCAGCGCGCCGACAAGGCGCAGGCCGCCACGCTGCTGGAAAAAGTGGTGTCCGAGATGAAATCGCGCATCTCCGCCCGCGTCCACAAGGAAACCCAGCGCCGAAAGAACGCCCTGGAGACCTCCTCGCTGCCCACCAAGCTGGCGGACTGCCGCAGCAGCGACGTCAAGAAGAGCGAACTGTTCATCGTCGAGGGTGACAGCGCGCTTGGCACCGCCAAGCTGGCGCGCTCCTCCGACTTCCAGGCGCTGCTGCCCATCCGCGGGAAGATCCTCAACGTCCAAAAAGCGTCGGTGGGGGACATGCTGGCCAACGCCGAATGCGCCGCGCTCATCCAGGTGGTCGGCGCCGGTTCGGGCCGCAGCTTCGACCTGGAGGCCGCCCGTTACGGCAAGGTGATCCTGATGACCGACGCCGACGTCGACGGCGCCCACATCCGCACCCTGCTGCTGACGCTGTTTTTCCGCTACATGCGCCCCATGATCGATGAAGGGCGCGTGTTTGCGGCCGTCCCGCCGCTGCACCGGGTGGAGGTGGTCAACGCCGGAGCCAAACCCAACGAGATGGTCTACACCTACTCCGAGAAGGAGCTCCACACGCTCCTGGCCAAGCTGGAGAAAACGAACAAGCAGTACAAGAAGCCGATCCAGCGCTACAAGGGCTTGGGTGAGATGGACGCCGAACAGCTGGCCGAAACCACCATGGACCCGCGCCACCGCATGCTGCGCCGGGTCACCAGCGCCGACGCCGACCGTGCCGAGCACACCTTCGAGCTGCTCATGGGCTCCGACGTGGCACCGCGCAAGGAATTCATCGTGGCCGGCAGCGAGTACCTCGACGCCGACCGCATTGACGCGTAATCCCCGCCGCTAGGGCAGGATGCCGGGCACGATCAACAGGGCCGTCGGCAAAGCCAGCACCAGCACGGCGCCGGCCACGATCAGGGCCTGGGGTCCGGTGCCCAGGGCGGGCGTTGGGTTAAGCAACCGGCCCAGCCGGGCAGACGTCGTCGCCGGAGTGTCAATCTTGTCCGCATCCCCGCCCACCAGCGCCGCGGCGGGCAGCTGGGCCGAACCGCTGGCCACCAGCGCGATCGCCGTGACCAGGGTGGACTTGCTCACCGAACGCAGGGCGACGTCGTCGGCCATGATCTCGATCAGCGAGGACACGGCCCGCTGGGCCAGCTTGGAGGTGGGCAGCCACGGCAGGGCCGACCGCCAGGCGGCGAAGGCCCACAGCAACAGGTGATGGCGTTGGGCCAGGTGGGTTTCCTCGTGCAGCAGCACGGCCCGCAGCTCCTCCTCGGACAGGAGCGTCATGAGCCCGTCGGAGAGCACCGTGACGGAGCGGGAACCGCCCGGCAGGCAGTAGGCGACGGGCGCTTCGTGGCTAATGACCAGGGTGTCCGGCCGGTCGCTGGAGGGGGAGCTGAGCAGGTGCAGCAGTTCGCGGTGGCGGCGGCGCTGGCGGTTGATGCGGAAGTAGGTCAGCCACAGCGTGAACAACAGGTGTGCCGTGAGCAGGGCGGCGGCGCTGAGCGCAAACGCGTGGGTGATGCCCAGAGTGTCCAGGGACTCCTGGCCCAGAGCCACCTCGACGAGCCCGTGCAGCCCCTCAACAAGGTTCGCCCCGAGCGGGACCAGGCCGTAGCAGAGCATGGCGCCGATCATGGAAAGCCCACCGGCAAGGGCTATGGACTGCCACAGCACCATCGCCGCGAACGGTGCGCGCGCCGGCCAGTGCGCGCGCGAAAGGAAGACGGGCACCGGCCACGCAAGGGCGACGGCCAGGCCCGCAAGGAACCACGAGGTCCAAAACATATAAGCAAATCTACCGTGTCGGGACGGCCGGTACTGCGGCCCGGCTAGTGCCCGAGCAGCTTGCGCAGGGTCTCGGCCTCGCCCTCGCTGACGGTGCCGATGAAGCGTGCCAGGACCGCCTCCCGGTCCGGCGCCGAGCCCAGCACCTCGAGCATGAGCTCGGCCGTGTGGTCGGCGCGGCTCGTGACGGCGCGGTAGCGGTGCGGGCGGGAGGAACGCTCACGTTCCACCAGCCCCTTCTTCTCCAGCCGCGAGAGCACCGTCAGGACGGTGGTGACGGCCAGCGGCCGGGAATCGGCCTCGGTTGAGGACGGCCGCTGCGAGAGCAGGTCACGCAGGATGTTGGCCGTAATGGCCTCCTGGTGCTCCCACAAGAGATCCATCACGGCCCGTTCAAGGTCCCCAAGAGTCGCCATGTCAGATCCTTCCCCACTGTCTTTCTTGTTGCCGTACTTCATCAAAAGTCTGTCCGGCACGAACGGCCCGACCCTAAACTGTGGGTCAGGCGACGTTTTGCCGTTACGACAAATGTACAGGTTTTGACAGCAATGTTCTACACGGGGTAGAACTTGAACTTCTACATGTTGTAGAAAGTTTCTTGGGGCTCGGCGCCTATACGCGGATTGAGGGAAGTTGATGGAAGCTCTGGACATTGCCCGGTGGCAGTTCGGAATCGTCACGGTGTACCACTTTTTGATGGTTCCGCTGACGATCGGGCTCGGCACGCTGGTGGCCATCATGCAAACCACCTGGCTGCGCACGGGCAAGGAGGAATACCTGCGCATGACGAAGTTCTGGGGGAAACTCTTCCTCATCAACTTCATCATGGGTGTCGCCACGGGCATCGTGCAGGAATTCCAGTTCGGCATGGCATGGAGCGAATACAGCCGCTTCGTGGGCGACGTCTTCGGCGCCCCGCTGGCCATGGAGGCGCTGCTCGCGTTCTTCGTCGAATCAACCTTCCTGGGCCTGTGGATCTTCGGCTGGAAGAAACTGCCCGCCAAAATCCACCTGGCCTGCCTGTGGATCGCCGTCTGTGGCTCCATCGTCTCCGCCTACTTCATCCTTGTCGCCAACTCCTGGATGCAGCACCCCGTGGGCGTTGAAATGCACAACGGCCACCCCCAGATGGTGGACGCCTGGGCCGTCTTCACGAACAACACCGCCCTCGTGGCCTTCTTCCACACCATCACCGGCGCCCTGGCCGTTGCCGGCGCCTTCCTGCTCGGCATCGCCTGGTACCACCTGTGGCGCCGCCGCCACGACGGCATCGACACCGTAGACGCGAACGGACGCGTGGTGGTGGGGGAGTCGGCCACCATCCCGGGCAGGGACAAGAAGGACCACTCCCTGTGGATCAAGTCCCTACGGATCGGCGCCGTGGTGGCGATCATCGGCTTTGGCGGCTCCGCGATCTCCGGGGACCTCTCCGGCAAGCTCATGTTTGAACAGCAGCCCATGAAGATGGCCGCCGCCGAGGCCGCCTGCCACGACGGCACCAGCTTCTCGGTGCTGTCGATCGGCAACCTCAGCAGCCGCAACTGCGACGACGTCAAGGCCGTCATCGAGATCCCCGGCCTGCTCTCCTTCCTGGCCCACAGCGACTTCACGACCGACGTCAAGGGCGTCAACACGCTGGTGCCCGAATACCAGGCCAAATACGGCACCAACCTGCCCGACAACCCCATCTACGGCAGCCGCGCCGGCCAGGCCATCAACTACGTGCCCGTCATGCCCGTGACCTACTGGGGCTTCCGCATGATGATCGGCTTTGGCGGGCTTGCCGCCCTGGCCGCGGCCGTGGCGCTCTACGCCACCCGCAAGGGGACCGTGCCGCGCCCCAAATGGCTCATGCGACTGGCCCTGGTGGGCATCCTGGCCCCGTTCGGCGCCAACGCGGCCGGCTGGATCTTTACCGAAATGGGCAGGCAGCCATTCGTGGTGGCGCCCAACCCGTCGATGAGCGGCATCGACCAGGTGTTCATGTTCACCGCGGCCGCCGTCTCGCCCGGCGTTTCGGCAGGGGAGCTGATCTTCTCCGTCGCGGCCCTGGGCACCGTGTACGCCGTGCTGCTGGTGGTGGAGGTGGTATTGCTGACCAAGTACATCCGCGGCGGCGCCGTTTCCGCCATGCCGGAGCTGGCCCATCCGCCCAAGGGTCCCGCTGACGGGGCCGACGACGACGCCACCGGCGATGACGGGAAGGCCGGCGACGATGTCCTTGCCTTTGCCTACTGAGCCCACCGCCAACCCCGCGCCGACCCGCTGGATTTAAGGACTACCCATGGACTTCCTCCCCACCCTGTGGTTCATTCTCATCGCCGTGCTGTGGACCGGCTACCTGTTCCTTGAGGGCTTCGACCTCGGCGTCGGCATGCTCATGAAGACCTTCGCCCGGGATGAAAAGGAGCGCCGGCTCCTGCTGAACACGGTTGGACCGGTGTGGGACGGCAACGAGGTGTGGCTGCTGACGGCCGCCGGAGCCACCTTCGCAGCGTTCCCGTTCTGGTACGCATCCTTGTTCTCCTCCCTGTACATTCCGCTCGTGTTCGTACTCCTGGCCCTGATCTTCCGGGCCGTGGCCTTCGAATACCGCGGCAAGGTGCACGCAGACAGGTGGCGGACCGCCTGGGACTGGGCCATCGCGCTGGGCTCCTTCGTAGCCGCATTCGGCATCGGCGCCATGCTGGGCCTGACCACCACGGGCCTGCCGCTGAACGCCAACGGCGACCGCGTGGGCGGGCCGTTCGCCTGGTTCACCTGGTACGCCGTGCTGGGCGGGCTCGCCGTGGTGTGCTTTGCCCTGGTCCACGCCGCAGCGTTCCTGGCCCTGAAGACCGACGGCGCCGTGCGCCTCCGTGCCCGCCGCCTCGTGGGGCGGTGGCTCCCGCTGGGACTGCTGCCGCTGGCCGCTTGGGCCGTGTCCGTGGCCGTGATGAACGGCAAATGGTTCAGCTGGCTGTTGATCGGTGTCGCCGTCGTAGCCGCCGCGGCATCCTGGCTGGCCAACCGGCGGGACCGGGAGGGCTTCAGCTTCCTGGCCATGGGCGTGTTCCTGGTGGTGGGCAGTGCCGCCATCTTCAGCGCCGTGTTCCCCGTGGTGCTGCCCTCAACGCTCAACGACGCCTGGAACCTGACGGTGTCCAACGCCTCGTCCTCCCCATATACGCTGCGCCTCATGTCCATCGTGGCGGCCGTCGGCGTGCCGCTCGTGCTGGCCTACCAGGCATGGACGTACTGGATCTTCCGCAAGCGCATCTCCGTGGCGAACCTGCCCGAACCGCACGACTTTGCCGCCGCCGTCGCCCCCGGAGGGAACGCCTAGCATGAGCCCGCGCCCCGCCATCCCCGCCGGCAAACGCACCCGCCGGGCCCTGGCCGGCCTGGCGGCACTCGCGGCCCTGAAGGCCGTGGCCCTGGTGCTGATCATGGCAGCCCTGGCCCACGCCCTGGCCCGTTGGGCCGGCGGCGCCAACCCGGACGCCGTCAGGCTCGCCGTGCAAGGCGGAGTGGGCGCGCTGTTGTTGGGCGGTGCCGTGTGGGGCCAGCAAATCCTGGCCCGCCGCGCCGCCCTCGGCACCAAGGAGGAATTGCGCGCTAAACTCATCGCCCACCGGCTGAGCCCGCGCGGACTGGCCGGGAGCCGGGGCGACGTCGGCGCCGAGGGCATGCTGGCCAGCCGCGGCCTGGACGGCCTGGACGACTACTTCACCGCCTACCTGCCGGCGCTCGTCAGCTGCGCCGTGCTGCCGCTCATGCTGGGCGTGCAAATCCTCATCTCCGACTGGGTCAGCGCACTCATCGTGGTCCTCACCGTCCCCCTGGTGCCGGTGTTCATGATCCTGATCGGCTTCCACACCCAGGAACGGGTGGAACTGGCCGCCAAGGGGCTCGACCGGCTCTCCAACCACCTGCTGGAACTGGCCCGCGGGCTGCCCGTATTGGTGGGCCTGCGCCGCGCCGGCGCCCAGCGCAAGGCGCTCGCCGACGTGTCCGAACGCTACCGCAGCTCCACCATGGCCACACTGCGCACGGCATTCCTGTCCTCCATGGCGCTGGAATTGATCAGCACCATCTCCGTGGCCGTGGTGGCCGTGTTCATCGGCGTGCGGCTGGTCTACGGGGACATGCCGCTGGAAGCCGGGCTGCTGGCCCTCATGCTGGCCCCCGAATGCTTCCGGCCGCTGCGCGAGGTGGGCGCCGCCCACCATGGCAGCGAGGACGGCGTCGAGGCGCTGCGCCGGGTCAATGAAATCCTTGCCGACGGGGCGGCTACCGACGTGCCCGCCACGTTCGACGCTGGCAATCCGGTTGTCGCGGCCGCTCACCTGGCCGTGAGCTACCCGGACCGGACCGAACCGGCGCTCGCCGACTTCTCTGCCTCCGTCGAGCCCGGCGGCGTGCTGGTCCTGGACGGTGCCAGCGGCACGGGAAAGTCAACGGCCCTTGCAGCCTTCGCCGGAGTCCTGTCAGGCAGCGGCGCCGGTCTGTCCGGCGAACTGCGGCCGGCCCGCCCGGGCACCGCCGTGTGGGTGGCCCAGCATCCGGCCTTCACCGAGGACACCGTCGCAGCCGATGTTGCGCTCTACGCGGCCGGCCCCGCCGGAATTCCCGTCCCCGAGACCGTTGTCGCGGACGCGCTGGTCCGCGTCAACGCCGCACACCTGGCGGGCCGGTCACCGTGGGATTGCAGCCCGGGGGAACTGCGCCGCGTGGCCGTGGCCCGGGCGCTGGCCCGCATAGCGGCCGATCCCGCCTTCGACGTGGCCCTCCTGGACGAGCCCACCGCCCACCTTGACCCGGAATCCGCCGACGCCGTCCGCCGGGCCCTGGCCGCACTCCGCGGCACCGTGGCCCTGGTGGTGGCCACCCACGACACCGTGCTGGCCGCCCTTCTTCGCGGCGAAACGGCGCCCGCGCAGTCCCACGGCGCGCAGTCCCACCCCGCCACCGTGGAGCCCCTACCGGACTCACAGGGGTCCGCGCAAGAGTCCGCAGCCCCGTCCTCAGCCGACCAGAACGGCACCGAGACCGGGCCCGCACGGTTCAAATGGTCCTGGCTGCGGCAGTTGCCGTGGCGCTCGCCGCGGTTTGCGGCCGGCGTCATCGTTTCCGCCTTGGCGACCCTAAGCGCCGCCGCCTTGTCCGGGGTCTCCGGCTGGCTGATCGTGTGGGCCGCCGACCGCCCGCCCATGCTGTACCTCATGACGCTCATTGTTGGCGTCCGAGCCTTTGGCTTGGGCCGCTCCGTGCTGCGGTACTGCGAGCGGCTCCTCACGCACGACGCCGTGTTCCGCTGGGCCGCCGGGCTGCGCCTGAAGCTGTGGGACGCGCTGGGCTCGAACGTCCGCCACTGGGGCAGGCTGACCCGCTCCGGCGGCTCGCTGGGCACGCTCGTGGCCGACGTCGACGAACTCCGCGACGCCCTGCCGCGCGCCGTGGTGCCGATCCCGGCCGCCGCCATCTCCTTCCTGGCCGTGCTGGCCGCCGTTCTCTGGCTGGCTCCGCCGGCCACCGGCGTGGTGGTGGTCCTGGGCGTGCTGGCCCTGCTGGTGCTGCCTGTGGTGGTCTTCCGCTCACAACGCCGGGCCTCCGCCGCTGCCGCCCTGCACCGCTCCTGGCTGGCCGGCCGGGCCACCACCTTGCTGTCCGCGGCCGGGCAGCTGTCCGCCAACGGCGTGGGGGAGGCGCAGGCGGCTGACTTTGCCCGCCGTGACCTGGCCGTCTCCGCCCCGCTGCGCCGGCTGGCCTGGTCCAACGGGCTGGGACAGTCGGCCGTGTCCGTGCTGACCTCATTGGCGGCCGTTGCCGTCACGGCGGCCGCGATCGCCGCCGGGATCGACCCGCGCGCCGCGGCCGTGGCGGCCCTGCTCATGCTGGCCCTCGCCGAACCCCTGGGCCAGTACGTTGACGCCGTGGCCGAGCTTCCCGTGCTGGGCGCCATGCTGGCCCGCACCATGCCGCTGCTGGACGCCCCGCCCACCGTGGGTGCCGGAGCTGCACGGGACGGAGCCGTGCTTGAGGGTGCAGGGGCAGACGCCACCACCGAGGTGGAAACGCTGCGGCTGGACAACGTCACGGCCCGCTACCCGGACGCTGCTGAGCCCGTCTTCACGGGCATCAGCGGGGGCACAAGCCGCGGGCAGTGGTGGTCCGTGACCGGGCCGTCGGGCTCCGGGAAATCCACCCTCCTGGCCGTATTGCTCGGCTTCCTCGCCCCGGAGGCGGGACGGTACACGCTCAATGACACAGCCGCGAACGCGGAGACGCTGCGGAACATCGCCTGGTGCCCGCAGGAGGCCTACCTGTTCAACTCCACCCTGCGCGGAAACCTGGCGCTGGCCCGTCCGGCCACGTCGCCGCCGGACGACGCCGAACTTGAGTCAGTCCTGGAAACCGTGGGCCTGGGCCCTTGGTTGGCCGGCCTGCCGGACGGCTTGGAAACCCGTGTGGGCCCCGGCGGGCACTCGCTCTCCGGCGGGCAGCGCACCCGGGTGGCCGTGGCCCGCACGCTCGTGGCCGGCGCCGGCGTCGTGCTGCTCGATGAACCCACGGCACACTTGGGCGCCGACGAGGCCGTGGAGCTGGTCGTGGAGCTGCGCGGTGCCCTCAAGGACGCCGCCGTGGTGCTCGTGACGCACGATTCCGCCCTGGCTGCGGAGGGTGACACCCGCCTGGTGCTTGAATCTCGACAGGCCGTCACCGCCGATTCCGTGGTGCGGGCAGGGGCCGGCGTTTAGGCTGGGGGAATGACGAACCAGGCCCCCATCGCCCTGCCCGCCGCCGACGGACTGTACTTCCGGCCGCTTTCGGAAGCCGATCTCCAAGGGTGGCTGGAGCTCGTGGTGCGCATCGCCGAGGCCGAGAAGGCGCCCTGGCACGACCAGCGCTCGGACCTGGTGGAGGTGCTGGAATCGGAGCAGGACCCGGTGGCCGAGAACACCCTGATTGGCGTCGATACCGACGGCGCGCCCCGGGCCTATGGATTCGTGGCCAAGAACCCCGCCTCCGCCTACGGCTATGCCTTTGGCGGCGTCGACCCCACCTGGCAGCGGCGGGGGATCGGCAGGGCGGTGCTGGCCTGGCAGGAGGCGCACGTGCGCCGGCGCTGTGCGGCCGACGGCAGCGAAACCCCCATGGTGCGCACGTACACCGAGGAGGGCAACCCCGCCCGCAACGCCCTGCTGACCAGTGCCGACTACGGCATCGTGCGGTATTTTTCGGAGATGCTGCGCCCGCTGACGGACGCCCCCGAGGTCCGGGAGGCGCACGGCATCCGGCTCGTGCCGTTCACCCCCGAGCTGGCCGAACCCGTCAGGCTCGCCCACAACGAGGCGTTCACCGACCACTGGGGCTCGGCGCCGCGCAGCGAACAAAAATGGGCTTTCCTGCTCAAACACGAGGACCTGCGCCCCGACTGGTCGGCCGTGGCGCTCGACGCCGCCACGGGCGAGGTTGCCGGCTACCAGCTCTCCATGTACGACCCCGAACGGTTTGCCAGGGAGGGCCGCCGGGAGGGCTACACGGAGATCCTCGGCGTCCGGCGCGCGTGGCGGGGCCGCGGCATCGCCCAGGCCCTGCTG
Proteins encoded in this window:
- a CDS encoding helix-turn-helix transcriptional regulator, with amino-acid sequence MRTMNDFMVLTIARQRDTELQLAAQRRRLLAEIKANNQRARVTPGRWHRAWTRTFHQAPALHGSTPWAEAIVQVPGPRGQGQAWQDWMMQTPQASARMIGRDDELRALNDSYGLAAAGSPQAVVIGGEAGLGKTRLLHEFVAGVPAETRIITGQCVDLGQLAPPYAPITAVLRSLATQVGLEAVVDFAGPGGDALSLLLPEIGPGPGGRPNGNRILEVVATILEHASATQPTVVVIEDLHWADDATLAVLRFILRAFGGGKFLLALTYRSDDVGRGHPLRDFLSEVERGRFAKNIRLGRLDKDHVRSQIEAITGRMASYGLVENVYMRSDGIPFFVEELLGLGDVEAAGELPTNLRDLLLARYERLDEPVQYFLRVVAAGGVSVPHPQALGAYDRAAADFDSAARGALHANLLHLDGSCYAFGHALLREAIHADLLPGERTRFHTRYAEVMEDGATTRRDSAEIAYHWHAANVPEKSFGASIAAMGDAECSYAYSTAARMGERALDLWDRVADAEGVAGMPRFALMGRTASAHNLAGDGERSLAMIRLAVADGGATGPALAKLLADQSRYLAFNAQTGSVPLLLRALELTPPGSDEDLRASLLNRLAARYMLEADLGLAVEVATEALELSTAIGNPAERSVASNLRGVTRIMSGDVSGGREDIEAAEALAEGDADALLRFRVNYSDILHLMGLYDESIRVAEDGIESARALGVERTTGALLSSNAVEPLFARGDWARAGELLTRILALSPPRAFHGYLLRSRIFSLLWGGDLPSVEAVLNRWRPLLRKLAGVESQSSLPFMALAGEQAWVRGDLDGAWHEVSSILGKDFKSLPGYDLPLLAVVARILAARRAAGLATADDAEPRMRELLANCSFWPTFAGWSALFEAELGGPGGDGSEPALWKHALTVADTLPAHLRLYISLRTGQAEYGAGNRQLATEALRAARDGAETLGAGLLVGMARDFAQRSGLVLDGRNTRPNDDSLTGREAQVLALVAEGLTNKQIGEQLFISGKTVSVHVSAIMRKLGAASRTEAAAHALKQN
- a CDS encoding DUF7455 domain-containing protein, translated to MTTTAIASPELNTMDRCDRCGAQAYVRVVLESSGGELLFCGHHARAVEASLKPLSSMWHDETARLTEKAPVPVD
- a CDS encoding DNA gyrase/topoisomerase IV subunit B, translated to MNSDYNARHLSVLEGLEAVRKRPGMYIGSTDSRGLMHCLWEIIDNSVDEALAGYGQNILVILHKDNSVEVHDDGRGIPVDVEPKTGLTGLEVVLTKLHAGGKFGGSSYAASGGLHGVGASVVNALSARMDAQVDRGGKTYQMSFRRGEPGHFKDSGRTLSPTVDFEPFIENSSLDIVGTTKRGVTGTRIRYWADRQIFTADAKFSYDELSARARQTSFLVPGLKITVRDERRLPGTPGEFAAHEEVFHHDGGLSEFVDFLAVGGAVTDIWRLQGHGSFTETVPVLNAEGHMESTAVARDCEVDIALRWGVGYDTTMRSFVNIIATPKGGRHQEGFEQALLKTFRKVIETNARKLKAGNDKIEKDDVMAGLTAVLTVRLAEPQFEGQTKEILGTPAVKNIVAKVVEKELKAKLESTQRADKAQAATLLEKVVSEMKSRISARVHKETQRRKNALETSSLPTKLADCRSSDVKKSELFIVEGDSALGTAKLARSSDFQALLPIRGKILNVQKASVGDMLANAECAALIQVVGAGSGRSFDLEAARYGKVILMTDADVDGAHIRTLLLTLFFRYMRPMIDEGRVFAAVPPLHRVEVVNAGAKPNEMVYTYSEKELHTLLAKLEKTNKQYKKPIQRYKGLGEMDAEQLAETTMDPRHRMLRRVTSADADRAEHTFELLMGSDVAPRKEFIVAGSEYLDADRIDA
- a CDS encoding M56 family metallopeptidase yields the protein MFWTSWFLAGLAVALAWPVPVFLSRAHWPARAPFAAMVLWQSIALAGGLSMIGAMLCYGLVPLGANLVEGLHGLVEVALGQESLDTLGITHAFALSAAALLTAHLLFTLWLTYFRINRQRRRHRELLHLLSSPSSDRPDTLVISHEAPVAYCLPGGSRSVTVLSDGLMTLLSEEELRAVLLHEETHLAQRHHLLLWAFAAWRSALPWLPTSKLAQRAVSSLIEIMADDVALRSVSKSTLVTAIALVASGSAQLPAAALVGGDADKIDTPATTSARLGRLLNPTPALGTGPQALIVAGAVLVLALPTALLIVPGILP